A portion of the Bacteroidota bacterium genome contains these proteins:
- the ribH gene encoding 6,7-dimethyl-8-ribityllumazine synthase, whose product MSTDNKNLSEYDADTVPSAADMKFGIVVSEYNNDITEAVFNGTYKTLLKHGAKEENLLKRYVPGGFELTLGAQFMAEYTNVDAIICIGCIIRGETAHFDYICDSITKGLTDLNLEYNLPFLFGVLTTNNYEQALERSGGKRGNKGDEVAIAAIKMVALKREMEKRGVRTKI is encoded by the coding sequence ATGTCGACTGATAATAAGAATTTATCGGAATATGATGCCGATACAGTGCCTTCAGCAGCAGATATGAAGTTTGGAATCGTTGTTTCCGAATACAACAACGATATAACAGAAGCTGTGTTCAATGGCACATACAAGACCTTGTTAAAACATGGTGCTAAGGAAGAAAATCTGTTGAAACGGTATGTGCCCGGAGGATTTGAACTTACATTGGGGGCCCAGTTCATGGCCGAATATACCAATGTGGATGCGATAATTTGTATCGGATGTATCATCAGGGGTGAAACGGCGCACTTCGACTATATCTGCGACAGCATTACCAAGGGCTTGACCGATTTAAACCTTGAATACAATCTGCCTTTCCTGTTTGGCGTATTGACCACCAATAATTATGAACAGGCCCTGGAACGGTCGGGTGGAAAACGGGGCAATAAAGGTGATGAAGTTGCCATAGCTGCCATTAAAATGGTTGCTCTTAAAAGGGAAATGGAAAAGAGGGGGGTACGGACCAAAATATAA
- a CDS encoding tetratricopeptide repeat protein gives MANKNNYKEEPIEEVENALSRTELFIEENQKSLIIIISAIIILVGGYLGYKKFIVAPKEKEALSQMFVAEQYFEKDDYKEALNGDGNYLGFKDIIDEYGITKAAKLAQYYSGICCLHLGQYQEAIDHLKKFETKDKMLGPIALGAMGDAYVELGNLDKAVQFYERAASKNENDFTAPIYLMKAGQVFEEMGKYDKALEMYQKIDYRYPKTMEGRQVEKYITRAKLKSGK, from the coding sequence ATGGCAAATAAAAACAATTACAAGGAAGAACCTATCGAAGAAGTAGAAAATGCGCTTAGCCGTACTGAATTATTCATCGAAGAGAATCAGAAAAGCCTTATCATCATAATATCGGCAATTATTATTTTGGTTGGTGGTTATCTGGGTTATAAAAAATTCATTGTCGCACCTAAAGAAAAAGAAGCTCTTTCGCAGATGTTTGTAGCCGAACAATATTTTGAAAAAGACGATTACAAAGAAGCGCTCAACGGAGATGGAAACTACCTTGGATTTAAAGATATTATTGACGAATACGGAATAACAAAGGCAGCTAAATTGGCTCAGTATTACAGCGGTATCTGCTGCCTTCATCTTGGTCAATACCAGGAGGCTATTGATCACCTTAAAAAATTCGAAACCAAGGATAAAATGCTCGGGCCTATTGCCCTAGGAGCTATGGGTGATGCTTATGTTGAATTGGGAAACCTTGATAAGGCTGTTCAGTTTTATGAAAGAGCGGCTTCTAAAAACGAAAATGATTTTACGGCTCCAATTTATTTGATGAAAGCCGGACAGGTTTTTGAAGAAATGGGAAAATATGATAAGGCGCTGGAAATGTATCAAAAGATTGATTATCGTTATCCCAAAACAATGGAAGGCCGTCAGGTTGAGAAATACATAACCCGTGCAAAATTAAAATCAGGAAAATAA